A window from Cytobacillus sp. IB215665 encodes these proteins:
- the pnpS gene encoding two-component system histidine kinase PnpS — MLKFRSRLLFALISLIVTVLLGLGLFIGQLFESYYNNSFYEQIEKDAKMAAYAIAEEGIESANINEKANKIGEILNTEVTILDHLGREKYQSNPNNNILTNGELLYLLKQNKENDSGFHITNEDETLYSYGISIKKEGNLLGYIILTTSQASLDKISTQIWGLVISSLGVGLVIIMLLAIKITTQYTKPLESATKVAMELAKGNYKARTYEGELDETGMLSQSINVLARTLQDMKKSHEMQQDRLQTLIENMGSGLLLIDSKGYIHLVNKAFTEIFQVNPNDFLYKYYYEAFSHKEVISLVEEIFMTEEKVRKQLLLPISIERKHFEVYGGPIIGNNDEWKGIVVVFHDITELKMLEQMRKDFVANVSHELRTPITSIKGFSETLLDGAMKDENTLQYFLSIILKESERMQSLIQDLLDLSKIEQHGFTLNIDQVDIKVLLEEVMVILVGKADEKNIKVTMNTGATENLFVAGDADRLKQVFINLISNSIVYTGPKGKVDIMIAENTEEVSIKILDTGIGIKEEEIPRIFERFYRVDRDRSRNSGGTGLGLAIVKHIIEAHHGHILVESKVGEGTVFTVVLKKQYV; from the coding sequence ATGCTTAAATTTCGATCTCGCCTTCTCTTTGCATTGATTTCATTAATCGTCACAGTATTATTAGGCTTAGGTCTATTTATAGGACAATTATTTGAGTCATATTATAATAATTCATTTTACGAGCAGATTGAAAAGGATGCAAAAATGGCTGCATATGCTATTGCTGAAGAAGGGATTGAAAGCGCGAATATTAACGAGAAGGCTAATAAGATAGGAGAGATTTTAAACACCGAAGTTACCATTTTGGATCACCTAGGTAGAGAGAAATACCAATCAAATCCTAATAACAATATACTAACAAATGGAGAACTACTATATCTTCTCAAGCAAAATAAGGAAAATGACAGTGGATTTCATATAACTAACGAAGATGAAACCTTATATTCATACGGCATTTCTATCAAAAAAGAAGGTAATTTACTTGGTTATATCATTTTAACAACTTCTCAGGCCTCATTAGACAAAATTAGCACACAAATTTGGGGACTAGTGATAAGTAGTCTTGGAGTTGGGCTAGTCATTATCATGCTGTTAGCTATTAAAATAACAACACAATATACAAAGCCGCTTGAATCAGCTACTAAGGTAGCAATGGAGCTAGCAAAAGGAAATTATAAAGCCAGGACATACGAAGGTGAATTAGATGAAACTGGAATGTTAAGCCAGTCCATCAATGTTCTAGCTCGTACGCTCCAAGATATGAAAAAATCTCATGAAATGCAACAGGATCGATTGCAAACATTAATCGAAAATATGGGTAGCGGTTTACTCTTAATTGATAGTAAAGGTTACATTCATTTAGTAAATAAAGCTTTTACTGAAATTTTTCAAGTAAACCCTAACGATTTTTTGTATAAATATTATTATGAAGCTTTTAGTCATAAGGAAGTGATTTCTCTCGTTGAAGAAATTTTTATGACTGAAGAAAAGGTCAGAAAACAATTACTCCTACCCATTTCAATTGAACGAAAGCATTTTGAAGTGTACGGTGGACCAATTATTGGAAATAATGATGAGTGGAAAGGTATCGTTGTAGTTTTCCACGATATTACTGAATTAAAAATGCTTGAACAAATGAGAAAGGATTTTGTAGCAAATGTTTCTCATGAATTAAGAACGCCAATTACTTCTATTAAAGGTTTTAGTGAAACATTACTAGATGGGGCAATGAAGGACGAAAACACTTTGCAATACTTTCTGTCAATCATATTGAAAGAAAGTGAAAGGATGCAAAGCTTAATTCAAGATTTACTAGATCTTTCGAAAATTGAGCAACATGGATTTACTTTAAATATTGATCAAGTTGACATAAAGGTACTTCTTGAAGAAGTAATGGTCATTTTAGTTGGAAAAGCTGATGAAAAAAATATTAAAGTAACTATGAATACCGGTGCGACAGAAAACTTATTTGTGGCAGGGGATGCTGACCGTTTAAAGCAAGTATTTATAAATCTAATATCAAATTCGATTGTCTATACTGGACCTAAGGGTAAGGTAGATATCATGATTGCTGAAAATACAGAAGAGGTATCTATCAAAATATTAGACACAGGCATAGGTATAAAAGAGGAAGAAATTCCCCGGATTTTTGAACGTTTTTACCGAGTTGATAGGGATCGTAGTCGAAATTCTGGTGGTACTGGATTAGGGCTTGCGATCGTAAAGCATATTATAGAAGCGCATCACGGGCATATCTTGGTCGAAAGCAAGGTTGGGGAAGGAACGGTTTTTACAGTAGTATTGAAAAAACAATACGTTTAG
- the coaE gene encoding dephospho-CoA kinase (Dephospho-CoA kinase (CoaE) performs the final step in coenzyme A biosynthesis.), which produces MTLIIGLTGGIASGKSTVAKMLEKLGFPIVDADIIAREVVTAGESAYKQIIATFGERVTQPNGELDREKLGNIIFHDEEKRQQLNSIVHPAVREKMLERKNEYLKQGLQVVILDIPLLFESKLTDMVDKTLLVYVDPDVQLHRLMQRNNYPKHEAEARINSQMPLKNKIPLASAVLNNNSSKLNTEEQLHKLLRNWNIQIFPD; this is translated from the coding sequence ATGACACTTATCATAGGATTAACAGGTGGAATAGCAAGCGGTAAAAGCACAGTAGCAAAAATGCTTGAAAAACTTGGCTTTCCTATAGTTGATGCAGATATTATTGCAAGAGAAGTAGTCACAGCTGGTGAATCTGCGTATAAACAAATTATTGCAACATTTGGAGAAAGGGTTACACAACCTAATGGAGAGTTAGATAGAGAGAAATTAGGTAACATCATCTTTCATGATGAAGAAAAAAGGCAACAATTGAATAGTATCGTGCATCCAGCTGTACGTGAAAAGATGCTTGAACGAAAGAATGAATATTTGAAACAAGGTTTACAAGTGGTTATTTTAGACATACCGTTATTGTTTGAAAGTAAATTAACTGATATGGTCGACAAAACGCTACTTGTATATGTGGACCCTGATGTTCAATTACATAGACTAATGCAAAGAAATAACTACCCTAAGCATGAAGCTGAGGCTAGAATTAATTCGCAAATGCCTCTAAAAAATAAAATTCCTTTAGCTAGTGCGGTGTTAAATAATAATAGTTCCAAATTAAATACTGAGGAACAACTCCATAAACTCCTCCGAAACTGGAATATACAAATATTCCCTGATTAA
- the mutM gene encoding bifunctional DNA-formamidopyrimidine glycosylase/DNA-(apurinic or apyrimidinic site) lyase: MPEGPEVQQVLNSIEPKVLGKIISEVSVLHPKITMPLRKIGRQEVETFSQRLEGGSIEKLERKGKYLIFNINQVDISTLYLVTHLGMTGAIFHVNNLDEIAPNYRKHVHLIFKLNDESLMVYSDQRRFGWMGALNEQEYTAYRPLQEVGPDPASEDAPKLFLEIIRNKTFINKPIKRVIMQPNVIQGVGNIYASECLYKAKLNPLTSVGEISDEKLLELLVHIKETFELAIKLGGSSIRDYVNSEGKKGTFQELHMVYNKDFCPECGVPIENLKIDQRSSFYCPNCQAKS; this comes from the coding sequence ATCCCGGAAGGACCTGAAGTACAACAAGTTTTAAACTCAATAGAGCCCAAAGTATTAGGCAAAATAATTTCAGAGGTATCTGTTTTACATCCGAAGATTACTATGCCCTTAAGAAAAATAGGAAGGCAAGAAGTTGAAACATTTTCTCAACGACTAGAAGGAGGAAGTATAGAAAAACTTGAAAGGAAAGGTAAGTACCTAATTTTCAATATAAATCAAGTTGATATTTCCACCTTATACTTAGTCACTCATCTTGGGATGACAGGTGCTATTTTTCATGTAAACAACTTAGATGAAATTGCACCAAATTATCGAAAACATGTTCATCTCATATTTAAATTAAACGACGAGTCATTAATGGTTTATTCAGATCAAAGGAGATTTGGATGGATGGGTGCTTTGAATGAACAAGAGTATACTGCTTATCGACCTCTTCAAGAGGTTGGTCCCGATCCAGCTTCTGAAGATGCTCCAAAGCTTTTTTTGGAAATAATAAGAAATAAAACTTTCATTAATAAACCAATAAAACGTGTAATTATGCAACCAAATGTCATACAAGGTGTGGGAAATATATACGCATCTGAATGTCTTTATAAAGCTAAGCTAAACCCATTAACATCTGTTGGAGAGATTTCAGATGAAAAGCTGTTAGAATTATTAGTTCACATTAAAGAAACATTTGAACTTGCAATAAAACTAGGAGGTTCATCTATAAGAGATTATGTAAATTCCGAAGGGAAAAAAGGGACATTCCAAGAGCTGCATATGGTTTATAATAAAGATTTTTGTCCTGAATGTGGGGTTCCTATTGAAAACCTAAAAATAGATCAGCGTTCATCATTTTATTGTCCGAACTGTCAAGCAAAAAGTTGA
- a CDS encoding protease modulator HflC: protein MSDQNIVDINEQRKGNLDWKKYRTSGIFLIILLVLVGIILSNLFIVKEGEYKVIRQFGEVVDYKDEPGLSYKIPFIQTVTTLPKYQMIYDVEEAEINTRDKKRLIIDNYSVWKIDNPKLMIANARTVAGAEAKMGEFIYSVVRAELGKLDYDEVINDEKSSRGSLNDVVTAKVNELLARDNYGIQVIDVRMKRTDLPVENEQTVFTRMISDREKIAQEYLSRGDADKNRIIANTDKVVKEILSKAKADAEVIRGEGEAEAAKIYNESFSKDAEFYQLFRTLESYKTTINGETMIILPSDSPYANLLMGNLQ, encoded by the coding sequence ATGAGTGATCAAAACATAGTTGATATTAATGAGCAGCGGAAAGGGAACCTGGATTGGAAGAAATATAGAACATCTGGAATTTTCCTAATTATATTACTCGTCTTAGTTGGAATTATATTAAGTAACCTTTTTATCGTAAAAGAAGGTGAATATAAGGTTATCCGTCAATTTGGTGAAGTAGTAGATTATAAAGATGAACCAGGGCTAAGCTATAAAATCCCTTTTATTCAGACAGTAACTACTTTGCCTAAATATCAAATGATATATGATGTGGAAGAGGCTGAAATTAATACGAGAGATAAAAAACGATTAATTATTGATAATTATTCCGTATGGAAAATTGATAACCCTAAGCTGATGATTGCAAATGCAAGAACTGTTGCAGGTGCAGAAGCTAAGATGGGAGAGTTCATTTATTCTGTCGTCCGTGCTGAGTTAGGGAAGCTAGACTACGATGAAGTTATTAATGATGAAAAATCCTCAAGAGGTAGTTTGAACGATGTAGTTACTGCAAAAGTGAATGAGTTGCTAGCACGTGATAACTATGGGATTCAAGTGATTGACGTACGAATGAAAAGAACAGATTTACCTGTAGAAAATGAACAAACCGTTTTCACTCGAATGATATCTGATCGTGAAAAGATTGCTCAGGAGTATCTGTCTAGAGGGGATGCGGACAAAAATCGTATAATAGCAAATACAGATAAAGTAGTCAAAGAAATTTTGTCTAAAGCAAAGGCTGATGCGGAAGTAATCCGAGGGGAAGGGGAAGCAGAAGCAGCTAAAATATACAATGAATCATTTTCTAAAGATGCTGAGTTTTATCAATTATTCCGAACTTTAGAGTCGTATAAAACGACAATTAATGGTGAGACAATGATTATCCTTCCTAGTGATTCACCTTATGCAAATCTATTGATGGGCAATTTACAATAA
- the hflK gene encoding FtsH protease activity modulator HflK, whose product MVSIKRIYSFIGLAILVVLLGVSALTSWYTVDESEQAVILTFGKVEEGISEPGLHFKLPWPIQNVQKLSKETFSLQFGYEERNNEVIRENRNDTKMITGDENIVLADLVVQWKITNPGKFLYNSLDPEQILYNTTSASLRSIIGSSAIDDALTSGKAEIEAEVFELLTSLVDKYDIGISVLAVKLQDVELPNDEVRKAFTNVTDARETMNTKINEAEKYENKRMQEAEGEKDAIIYNAEGDKVARIQKAVGDVALFNSIYSEYKNSPEITKQRLIIETLEQVLPNTQLYIMNDDGNTLKYLPLKPLESQTPPVKQEGSEGNNE is encoded by the coding sequence ATGGTTAGTATAAAGAGGATATATTCATTTATAGGGTTAGCAATTTTAGTCGTTCTGTTAGGTGTGAGCGCTTTAACGTCTTGGTACACCGTTGATGAATCAGAACAAGCAGTTATTTTAACTTTTGGTAAAGTAGAAGAAGGTATTAGTGAACCAGGGCTTCATTTTAAATTGCCTTGGCCTATCCAAAATGTTCAAAAGCTCTCAAAGGAGACATTTAGTTTACAGTTTGGATATGAGGAAAGGAACAATGAGGTAATTCGCGAAAACCGTAATGATACGAAGATGATTACTGGTGACGAAAATATTGTATTAGCAGACCTTGTCGTTCAGTGGAAAATAACAAACCCAGGGAAATTCTTATATAATTCTTTAGATCCTGAGCAAATTTTATACAATACTACATCCGCTTCATTAAGAAGCATTATCGGTAGCTCAGCAATTGATGATGCTCTTACATCTGGGAAAGCAGAAATTGAGGCAGAAGTCTTTGAATTATTAACATCACTCGTTGATAAATACGACATTGGAATCTCGGTGTTAGCGGTTAAGTTGCAAGATGTTGAATTGCCAAATGATGAAGTAAGAAAAGCATTTACAAATGTAACTGATGCTAGAGAAACGATGAATACGAAGATCAATGAGGCAGAAAAATATGAAAACAAGCGTATGCAAGAGGCTGAAGGGGAAAAAGACGCCATTATCTACAATGCGGAAGGAGATAAGGTGGCAAGAATTCAAAAAGCCGTTGGTGATGTAGCGTTATTTAATTCAATATATAGTGAATATAAAAATTCACCGGAAATTACGAAACAACGCTTAATCATCGAAACATTAGAGCAAGTGTTACCTAACACTCAGCTATATATTATGAATGATGACGGAAATACATTAAAATACTTACCTCTTAAACCACTTGAAAGTCAAACACCGCCAGTCAAGCAGGAAGGAAGTGAAGGTAATAATGAGTGA
- the ytaF gene encoding sporulation membrane protein YtaF: protein MVQYMSLIILAFAVSLDSFTVGFTYGLRKMSLPIKSIIIIAFCSAITLSVAMFFGNMISMILSPSIAEKIGAVVLVCIGAWVLFQFFRPAKNMLDENEEKILFNLEIRSLGVVINILRKPMAADLDKSGTITGIEAFLLGAALSLDAFGAGLGAALLGYSPMLMAASVALMSMLFLSLGLKSGILFSGITWVKKFSFLPGVILIVLGIWKL, encoded by the coding sequence ATGGTTCAATATATGTCGCTCATAATTTTAGCTTTTGCAGTTAGTTTAGATAGTTTTACTGTTGGCTTCACTTATGGCTTGAGAAAAATGAGTTTGCCAATAAAGTCAATTATTATCATTGCATTCTGTTCAGCAATTACTTTAAGTGTAGCAATGTTTTTTGGAAATATGATTTCAATGATACTATCTCCAAGCATTGCTGAAAAAATTGGTGCAGTAGTACTTGTATGTATAGGTGCTTGGGTATTATTCCAGTTTTTTCGTCCTGCGAAAAATATGCTAGATGAGAATGAAGAAAAGATTTTATTTAACTTGGAAATAAGGTCGTTAGGTGTAGTTATTAATATTCTTAGAAAGCCGATGGCGGCTGATCTTGACAAATCGGGAACAATTACTGGTATTGAAGCATTCTTACTCGGAGCAGCCCTTTCGTTAGATGCGTTTGGTGCAGGGCTTGGAGCAGCTCTTTTAGGCTATTCCCCGATGTTAATGGCTGCTTCGGTTGCATTGATGAGCATGCTTTTTTTATCATTAGGGTTAAAAAGTGGTATTTTATTTTCAGGAATAACATGGGTAAAAAAATTCTCTTTTTTACCAGGAGTTATTTTAATTGTCTTAGGAATATGGAAGTTATAA
- the polA gene encoding DNA polymerase I has protein sequence MDKNKLVLIDGNSIAYRAFFALPLLSNNKGIHTNAIYGFTMMLNKIIDEEKPTHILVAFDAGKTTFRHETYSEYKGGRQKTPPELSEQFPFIRELLDAYQITRYELENYEADDIIGTLSKQAEQDGFNVKVITGDKDLTQLSTSNVTVNITRKGITDVDAYTPEFIAEKYGIKPAQIIDLKGLMGDSSDNIPGVPGVGEKTALKLLKEFGTVEQVLASIDQVSGKKLKEKLTDNRELAVLSKELATINCEAPLSITVNDANFKGIDKEKVSDIYKDLGFESMLSKLGYSTEVNQEELKDIEFTVATEVTQDMLADHCSLVVEVLEENYHLGDILGIAIENTNGRYFIPTEVAVSSNMFKEWAKNEEMKKTVFDGKKAIVSLHWKGIQLAGIDFDSIIASYILDPSDTNDEVTSIAKRYGMSEILTDEQVYGKGAKRKIPEQQQLMEHIIRKANALYKMKDHLINDLQENEQLDLLLNLEMPLSSILAKMEEIGVNVNIDKLKLMGDELTKQLSNLEHAIYELAGESFNINSPKQLGVILFEKLNLPVIKKTKTGYSTSADVLEKLKTKHNIIDEILHYRQLGKLKSTYIDGLLKVVHKDTSKIHTRFNQVLTQTGRLSSIDPNLQNIPIRLEEGRKIRQAFVSSKEDWVIFAADYSQIELRVLAHIANDANLIAAFNQDLDIHTKTAMDVFHVNENDITSNMRRQAKAVNFGIVYGISDYGLSQNLGITRKEAANFIQRYFDSFPGVKNYMDDIIQEAKQKGYVSTLLQRRRYIPEITSRNFNVRSFAERTAMNTPIQGSAADIIKLAMIKMANRLHHEGLEAKLLLQVHDELIFEAPQEEIEILKQLVPDVMESAVELTVPLKVDYSYGPTWYDAK, from the coding sequence TTGGATAAAAACAAGTTAGTGTTGATAGATGGAAACAGTATCGCATACCGTGCATTTTTTGCTTTACCTTTACTGAGCAACAATAAAGGGATACATACAAACGCAATATATGGTTTTACGATGATGTTAAATAAAATTATTGATGAAGAAAAACCAACTCATATATTAGTAGCATTCGATGCTGGAAAAACGACTTTCAGACATGAAACTTATAGTGAATATAAGGGAGGTAGGCAAAAAACTCCTCCAGAGTTATCTGAACAATTTCCATTTATTAGAGAACTATTAGATGCCTATCAAATTACTCGCTATGAGCTCGAAAATTATGAAGCAGACGATATAATTGGCACTTTATCAAAACAAGCTGAACAGGATGGTTTTAATGTTAAAGTCATCACAGGTGATAAAGATTTAACCCAGCTTTCTACAAGTAATGTTACTGTTAATATTACTCGTAAGGGTATTACCGATGTTGACGCGTATACACCTGAGTTTATTGCAGAAAAATATGGTATTAAACCTGCTCAAATCATTGATTTAAAAGGCTTAATGGGAGATAGTTCAGATAATATTCCTGGAGTACCAGGAGTTGGAGAAAAGACTGCATTAAAGCTATTAAAAGAATTTGGAACAGTGGAACAAGTGCTTGCATCAATTGATCAAGTAAGTGGAAAAAAGTTAAAGGAAAAATTAACTGATAATAGAGAGCTTGCAGTATTGAGTAAGGAGTTAGCTACTATCAACTGTGAAGCTCCTCTTAGTATCACTGTTAATGATGCTAATTTTAAGGGGATAGATAAAGAAAAAGTAAGTGACATTTATAAAGATTTAGGTTTTGAATCAATGTTATCGAAACTTGGCTACTCTACGGAGGTTAACCAAGAGGAGCTTAAAGACATAGAATTTACAGTTGCTACTGAGGTAACTCAAGATATGCTAGCTGATCATTGTTCATTAGTTGTTGAGGTATTAGAAGAAAACTATCATTTGGGAGATATTTTAGGTATTGCAATTGAAAATACGAATGGGCGCTATTTTATTCCTACAGAAGTAGCAGTAAGTTCTAATATGTTTAAAGAATGGGCAAAAAATGAGGAAATGAAGAAAACTGTTTTTGATGGAAAAAAAGCAATTGTTTCTTTACATTGGAAAGGCATACAATTAGCAGGGATTGATTTCGATTCAATTATTGCTTCATATATATTAGATCCTTCCGATACGAATGATGAGGTCACAAGTATAGCAAAACGTTATGGTATGTCAGAAATATTAACTGATGAACAAGTTTATGGAAAGGGTGCCAAGAGAAAAATTCCCGAGCAACAACAGTTGATGGAACACATCATACGTAAAGCAAATGCTCTATATAAAATGAAGGATCACCTTATAAATGATTTGCAAGAAAATGAACAATTAGATTTATTACTTAATTTGGAAATGCCACTTTCTTCTATATTAGCAAAAATGGAAGAAATCGGTGTAAATGTGAACATAGACAAGCTTAAACTAATGGGAGATGAGCTAACGAAGCAATTATCTAACTTAGAGCATGCAATATATGAACTAGCTGGTGAGAGCTTTAACATTAATTCTCCTAAACAATTAGGTGTTATTTTATTTGAGAAATTAAACTTACCTGTTATTAAGAAGACGAAAACTGGCTACTCTACTTCTGCTGACGTTCTTGAGAAACTAAAAACTAAACATAACATTATTGATGAAATTTTACATTATCGACAATTAGGTAAACTGAAATCAACATATATTGATGGATTATTAAAGGTTGTACATAAAGATACATCGAAAATCCATACGCGATTTAATCAAGTTTTAACACAGACAGGGAGATTGAGTTCAATTGACCCTAACTTACAAAACATACCAATAAGATTAGAAGAAGGACGAAAAATTAGGCAAGCTTTTGTTTCTTCTAAAGAGGATTGGGTCATCTTTGCTGCAGATTACTCACAAATTGAGTTAAGGGTGTTAGCACATATTGCAAATGATGCTAATTTAATTGCTGCATTTAATCAAGATTTAGATATACATACGAAAACTGCGATGGATGTGTTTCATGTAAATGAAAATGATATAACATCAAATATGCGTAGGCAAGCAAAAGCTGTGAATTTTGGAATTGTTTATGGGATCAGTGACTATGGCCTATCTCAAAATCTTGGGATTACTAGAAAAGAGGCAGCAAACTTTATCCAGCGTTACTTTGATAGCTTCCCTGGTGTGAAAAACTATATGGATGATATCATTCAAGAGGCAAAACAAAAAGGTTATGTATCAACCCTATTACAAAGAAGACGTTATATTCCTGAAATAACGAGTAGGAATTTTAATGTGAGAAGCTTTGCTGAACGAACTGCAATGAACACACCAATTCAAGGAAGTGCAGCCGATATTATTAAATTGGCCATGATCAAAATGGCTAATCGCTTGCACCACGAGGGTTTAGAAGCAAAGCTGCTACTTCAAGTCCACGATGAATTAATCTTTGAAGCACCACAAGAAGAAATAGAAATACTGAAACAACTTGTTCCTGATGTCATGGAGAGTGCAGTAGAATTAACTGTTCCACTTAAGGTTGATTACTCATATGGGCCTACATGGTATGATGCAAAGTAG
- a CDS encoding glyceraldehyde-3-phosphate dehydrogenase, which yields MNARIAINGFGRIGRMVFRQAMTNSELEIVAINASYPAETLAHLIKYDTNHGKFDGEVVAENDSLIVNGKRIKLLSTRDPKELPWGSLNIDIVIEATGQFNDRAKASLHLDAGAKKVILTAPGKNEDITVVMGVNENKFNTEEHDIISNASCTTNCLAPVAKIIDEQFGIESGLMTTVHAYTNDQKNIDNPHKDLRRARACAQSIIPTSTGAAKALSLVLPQLKGKLHGMALRVPTSNVSLVDLVVDVKRDVTIDEINDAFIIASNTYLKGIIDFTTEPLVSVDFNTNPHSSIIDGLSTMVLNNRKIKILAWYDNEWGYSCRVVDLVKYVACEMMKKTEMKVG from the coding sequence ATGAATGCAAGAATTGCGATTAATGGTTTTGGAAGAATTGGAAGAATGGTATTTCGTCAAGCGATGACAAACAGCGAATTAGAAATAGTTGCAATAAATGCTAGCTATCCAGCTGAAACATTGGCACATTTAATTAAGTATGATACGAATCATGGCAAATTTGATGGTGAAGTGGTCGCAGAAAATGACTCACTCATCGTAAATGGGAAAAGAATAAAGCTGTTAAGTACACGTGACCCAAAAGAATTACCTTGGGGCAGTCTTAATATAGATATTGTTATTGAAGCTACTGGTCAATTTAACGACCGAGCTAAAGCTAGCTTACATTTAGATGCAGGGGCAAAAAAAGTAATATTAACAGCACCTGGAAAAAATGAAGATATTACAGTCGTAATGGGAGTAAATGAGAATAAATTTAATACAGAAGAGCACGATATTATTTCAAATGCATCATGTACAACTAATTGCTTGGCGCCAGTTGCCAAAATAATTGATGAACAATTTGGAATAGAAAGTGGTTTAATGACAACAGTACATGCATATACGAATGATCAAAAAAATATAGACAATCCTCATAAAGATCTACGTCGTGCGCGTGCGTGTGCACAATCAATTATTCCTACAAGTACAGGTGCTGCGAAAGCGTTATCACTTGTTCTACCGCAGTTAAAAGGAAAATTACACGGTATGGCGTTACGTGTCCCAACTTCAAACGTATCACTTGTGGATTTAGTCGTGGATGTAAAGAGAGATGTAACAATTGATGAAATAAATGATGCATTTATCATTGCATCTAATACTTATTTAAAAGGGATTATTGATTTTACAACAGAGCCGTTAGTATCGGTTGATTTCAATACAAATCCCCATTCTTCGATCATTGATGGTTTATCAACGATGGTTTTAAACAATCGGAAAATAAAAATTCTTGCTTGGTATGATAATGAGTGGGGCTATTCATGTCGAGTTGTAGATTTAGTTAAATATGTAGCATGTGAAATGATGAAAAAAACAGAAATGAAGGTTGGATAA